A single genomic interval of Macadamia integrifolia cultivar HAES 741 chromosome 6, SCU_Mint_v3, whole genome shotgun sequence harbors:
- the LOC122082302 gene encoding uncharacterized protein LOC122082302, whose translation MGIGSDPIRPPTWIKEVEMIFELLDITDLQKVACATFMLRGEAAYWWNSTRHTLEEGPQLLTWVRFIGAFLDQYFPIDLWQKKECELLQLKQGSNPLSEYVQKFQELSIFAPHVVDTDERKARQFERGLSPHIQDSIIILKLSTYKDMLERARMFAGCGTGSPPIEDRSHGKRPQAPFDARSTHSQKQQRSKDDQQASMVVYPKCGKSH comes from the coding sequence ATGGGCATTGGATCAGATCCCATTCGACCTCCGACTTGGATAAAGGAAGTGGAGATGATATTTGAGCTACTTGATATCACAGACCTACAGAAGGTGGCTTGTGCTACCTTTATGTTGAGGGGTGAGGCAGCATATTGGTGGAATTCTACCCGTCATACTCTTGAGGAAGGTCCACAACTATTGACTTGGGTTAGATTCATAGGtgcctttttggaccaatactTTCCAATTGATTTGTGGCAGAAGAAGGAATGTGAGCTTCTTCAACTGAAGCAGGGTTCTAACCCATTATCTGAGTATGTTCAAAAATTTCAGGAGCTTTCGATATTTGCTCCTCATGTCGTGGATACAGATGAACGTAAGGCTCGACAGTTTGAGAGGGGGTTAAGTCCCCACATCCAGGATAGCATTATCATTTTGAAATTATCTACCTACAAAGATATGCTCGAACGGGCTAGGATGTTTGCTGGGTGTGGTACAGGATCACCTCCTATTGAGGATAGAAGTCATGGGAAACGTCCACAAGCTCCATTTGATGCTCGATCTACTCATTCCCAAAAACAACAGAGATCTAAAGATGACCAACAAGCTTCTATGGTTGTTTATCCCAAGTGTGGGAAGTCACATTGA